CGATGAAATGAAAAAGCTATTTAAAGAAAAAAACCAATGTGATGAAAAAGAAATAGAAAAATTGAAAAGTTTATATTCTAACGAAACAGTTGGAGCAATCGCAAAGGATAGCTTTGGTAATATAGCCGCAGCCCTTTCCACAGGTGGTCCTATTTTTCATCTTCCAGGTAGAGTTAGTGACGTGCCTATCTTAGGTGGAGGAATTTATGCCTCTCCAAGAGGAGCAACCACAATTACTGGACCTGGGGAGGTTATAATAAAAGAAATGATTGCCAAAAAAGTGGATGATTATCTTGCTGAGCATAGTGCCGAAGAAGCTGCCATGGATTTAATCCAAGAATTTGACATAGACTTTGGCATTGCCATAGTAGATCAAGATGGTAAAGTTGGAATAGCTTATAACACGGAATCAATGAGTTGGGGGATCAAAACCTCTACTTACAAAGAAGTGCAAGTATAATGACGGTTATTCTATTATTTTCTTTTATTGAATATAATGTGGAAATTGAAACATTTAAAAGAGGTTCAATATATTCAAATAATTTAAATTTATCTTTAGCAAATAGAGGAAAATGGCTATTTTCTCAAATCGAAGGAGGAATTGGTTTTGATTATACATCCACTAAAAATGATTTTGGGCTTTCAGATATATTAATAAAAAGTGGAGCAAACAGGAGTATAAGAGAATTTCACTTAAGCCTCTTTCCTATCTTTCATTTTCCTGGCAGAACCAAAGAGGGTCTTTTAAGAAACTTCTCTATTAAAGAAAAGGGAAAAGGTATAGGGATAGACCTTTTGACAAAACTTTTAATGTTTCGTATTGAGAACGAGTTTGAATTTATAACTTATTCAACAGAACCTGTTCTAAGACACTATTTATTTAATTCAAAAATTCAATTTAACCCTGATACTTTAATCTTTAGTATTAGCTACAAATTAGAGAGATTTTTAATGTTAAGTCAAACTCCTTTTATGTCTGTTTATATAACACCAAATATAATTCTATCAAAATGGAATAACTTTGAGCTTTCCTTAGGGATCTCGTTCCTTTTATTTGGGGAAAGAAAAGAAGAAATAACTCCATCAAATATCCTTTTAAGGGAAGCCGGGGTAAATACAGGATATTACGGAATTCCTTCTTGGAGCTTCTCTTTTGGGATTTCCTCAAAAAATTATGAAAAAAAAATAAAAGAGCTTTTATCATTAAGAATATTTCTTGTTGATGAAGAAGGGAATCCAATCTCAGGATTTGTCTCCGTTGCGGATTTAGGTAGTTTTCAGATAAGAGAAGGAGAAATGAAATTTGAATTACCAAAAGGAATTTATCCAATTTCTGCTTACGCAGATAATTTCATTTCTACTGATACTGTTGTTTTACTTAAAGAAAAAACAGATATATTTTTAAAATTAAGAGAAAGAAAACAAATTTCTCTTCTCAAAGGAAAAATTAAAGATGTAGAAACTGAAGAGCCAATCAGCGCTAAAATTATTATTGAAAATTCTGATACAATAAAAACACAAAATGAAACAGAAACAGGAGAATATAACATTTACCTTTCCCCTGGAAATTACATTTTAAAGATTATCTCCGAAGGTTACTATCCTTACACATCTCTAATTGAAGTGAAACAAGAAGAAGTTATTGAATATGACTTCAAGATGCTACCAATTAAAAGGAAAAAATAATGACTTTTAAAAAGCGTTTTCAAAAATATACATATAAGCCAAAGTCCTATGGTTATCTAATAATTTTGCTTTTATTGATAATGAGCCTTATAATATTTCTGAAGGTTTTCAAAGGAGGTTAAATGCAAAGAATACTTAGTGGAATAAGACCAACAGGTAAAATCCATATTGGGAATTATTTTGGTGCCTTAAAAAACTGGGTAGTGCTTCAAAGTGAATATGAAACATTTTATATGGTAGCTGACTGGCACACTCTAACCA
This window of the candidate division WOR-3 bacterium genome carries:
- a CDS encoding isoaspartyl peptidase/L-asparaginase; amino-acid sequence: MIEEILLLVHGGASKKLRDSSLREKVLGEALEAGFVVLKEGGEAALAVVKAIMVIEDSSAFNAGSGSVPNLYGEAEMDASVATSEGKFGAVISIKNVKNPVRVAYEVMDKTEHLILAGEGALQFARSRGFKEYNPLSDEMKKLFKEKNQCDEKEIEKLKSLYSNETVGAIAKDSFGNIAAALSTGGPIFHLPGRVSDVPILGGGIYASPRGATTITGPGEVIIKEMIAKKVDDYLAEHSAEEAAMDLIQEFDIDFGIAIVDQDGKVGIAYNTESMSWGIKTSTYKEVQV